A portion of the Salinigranum marinum genome contains these proteins:
- a CDS encoding MarR family transcriptional regulator yields MPIDIETFEASPEDRLKHNGETNADRVMRFLATYPDQAFTQSEIRDATDVNTGSISVVLSRLEDRGLVRHKGNYWALGEADDVAAYTSMVESTRAANDRFGEEDMDEWLEHAVDDEDEATE; encoded by the coding sequence ATGCCCATCGACATCGAGACCTTCGAAGCCTCCCCCGAGGACCGCCTCAAGCACAATGGGGAGACCAACGCCGACCGCGTGATGCGGTTCCTCGCCACGTATCCCGACCAGGCGTTCACCCAGAGCGAAATTCGCGACGCGACCGACGTGAACACCGGGAGCATCAGCGTCGTCCTCTCACGTCTCGAAGATCGCGGGCTCGTCCGCCACAAAGGCAACTACTGGGCGCTCGGCGAGGCCGACGACGTCGCCGCCTACACGAGTATGGTCGAGAGCACGCGGGCCGCGAACGACCGCTTCGGTGAGGAGGACATGGACGAATGGCTAGAACACGCCGTCGACGACGAGGACGAGGCGACTGAATGA
- a CDS encoding DUF7389 domain-containing protein, with amino-acid sequence MSEHTQQPRTGAESPQNRERQAPIKYVERSDVGVSLTVKLTRGTGTRDQDKITAKVKGKTLEDAREDMETLREYIHDLAEDARQIQPADPHE; translated from the coding sequence ATGTCAGAACACACCCAACAGCCTCGTACGGGCGCAGAATCGCCGCAGAACCGTGAGCGTCAGGCACCAATCAAGTACGTCGAGCGAAGCGATGTCGGCGTCTCACTCACCGTCAAACTCACTCGCGGTACTGGCACCCGCGATCAAGACAAGATCACGGCCAAAGTGAAGGGCAAGACGCTCGAAGATGCCCGCGAGGATATGGAAACCCTCCGCGAGTATATCCACGACCTCGCTGAGGACGCTCGCCAGATCCAGCCAGCCGACCCACACGAATAG
- a CDS encoding ImmA/IrrE family metallo-endopeptidase: protein MATTSDSSVSFDETDTRSDEMNSTIEQWINDLVAGVDEAQSSTEFQEWLDVQSRFHDYSYRNTLLIKRQCPEATRVAGYRTWQEDFDRHVQEGESAIWIWAPIITNQCPECENSPSYHKSSDCDYDETPPEEWSKGLVGFRPAPVFDISQTDGEPLPDLDTEATGDAGDLVGQLTDAADELGVTAQIIPADKWTHGEAKGICEQLSLVDMQPRVEVRDRENDADLARTLIHEYAHALLHFDVDDDTERSKREVEAEAVAYVVGRYCGLDTSGSAFYLAAWESDDPEVVRERLGRISTSAQEVIDTLEARE, encoded by the coding sequence ATGGCTACGACCAGTGACTCGTCGGTCTCCTTCGACGAGACCGACACGCGATCGGACGAGATGAACAGCACCATCGAACAGTGGATCAACGACCTCGTCGCCGGCGTCGACGAGGCGCAATCCAGCACGGAGTTCCAGGAGTGGCTCGATGTCCAGAGCCGGTTCCACGACTATTCCTACCGAAATACGCTCCTGATCAAGCGCCAGTGTCCCGAGGCGACCCGCGTGGCGGGCTATCGGACATGGCAAGAAGACTTTGACCGGCACGTCCAGGAGGGCGAAAGCGCGATCTGGATCTGGGCACCAATCATCACGAACCAGTGCCCAGAGTGCGAGAACTCGCCGAGCTACCACAAGAGCAGCGACTGTGACTACGACGAGACACCGCCTGAAGAGTGGTCGAAGGGGCTCGTTGGATTCAGACCCGCACCGGTGTTTGACATCTCCCAGACCGACGGTGAGCCGCTCCCCGACCTCGACACTGAGGCGACTGGGGACGCTGGCGACCTCGTTGGTCAACTGACCGACGCCGCGGATGAACTCGGCGTGACGGCGCAGATCATTCCGGCCGACAAGTGGACCCACGGTGAGGCAAAGGGCATCTGCGAGCAGCTGAGTCTCGTCGATATGCAGCCGCGTGTCGAGGTTCGAGATCGGGAGAACGACGCTGATCTCGCCCGGACGTTGATTCATGAGTACGCGCACGCCCTGCTCCACTTCGACGTCGACGACGACACCGAGCGGTCGAAACGCGAAGTCGAGGCCGAAGCCGTCGCGTACGTCGTCGGGCGGTACTGCGGACTCGATACCAGCGGCTCGGCGTTCTACCTCGCAGCCTGGGAGTCGGACGATCCCGAGGTTGTTCGCGAGCGGCTTGGACGGATCAGTACGTCGGCGCAGGAAGTCATCGACACACTCGAAGCGAGAGAGTAA
- a CDS encoding helix-turn-helix domain-containing protein gives MYEVCGEKELKVILALDPGDSISGVARKIDENRETIRRVVNRLEDAGYVAYDDGLHLVDQTLRDVGLEFLTASADISPPSITEVYVLPQFAGMEYAYTGIDAVYVWTRGGYQVARDPEDYPLFIAVHESNLKAWTAFFDRFRIPTAQERQPADDLNGAIQVVLEPRPQIENEMVDGRPVIPLKETVAFANEHYAHFQSALDMLGRIYDSVDTDANYRPN, from the coding sequence ATGTACGAAGTGTGTGGTGAGAAGGAACTCAAGGTCATTCTCGCGCTTGACCCAGGAGATTCCATCTCCGGCGTCGCGCGGAAGATCGACGAGAACCGAGAGACGATCCGTCGCGTCGTGAACCGCCTCGAGGATGCAGGCTACGTCGCGTACGACGATGGGCTTCATCTCGTCGATCAAACGCTCCGAGATGTTGGTCTCGAATTCCTGACGGCGTCAGCAGACATCTCGCCGCCATCCATCACGGAGGTGTATGTCCTCCCGCAGTTCGCGGGGATGGAGTATGCATACACTGGCATCGATGCGGTCTACGTCTGGACCCGCGGTGGCTACCAGGTCGCTCGCGACCCAGAGGACTATCCGCTGTTCATCGCCGTTCACGAGTCCAATCTCAAGGCCTGGACGGCGTTCTTCGATCGGTTCAGAATCCCGACCGCACAGGAACGCCAGCCCGCCGACGACCTCAATGGTGCGATACAGGTGGTACTCGAGCCGCGGCCACAGATTGAGAACGAGATGGTCGACGGACGGCCCGTCATCCCACTCAAAGAAACCGTGGCGTTCGCAAACGAGCACTATGCGCACTTCCAGTCGGCGCTCGACATGCTCGGCCGCATATACGACAGCGTCGACACTGACGCGAACTACCGTCCAAACTAA
- a CDS encoding transposase has translation MSSATLQDDPSVDSFFNAVETETLALFEHLSFEFLEEFDVFAPAKTGRTRDHEPPELMRGFLHCYYKDIYGIRPVERELRNTVVWLSCGFDRPPSRDAVDRFLTDLEHVVDKVFDHLVEQAARRGLLDLTYCIDSTDVRAMPADPDASKCYDPTDDEYYYGYGCTIVSTGQKIPIGAEFTESKQAPEETAMRVTRDALAVATPIWMVGDSAYDTLDWHDHLLTAGVVPVAPYNARNADDPKDIEYRVEDRITEHGEDVQLKQSTLDETYNRRSGVERTNESVKDCGLGRTHARGRVHARAQVFLALCLRLVVAITNYERGDNPGSTVITV, from the coding sequence ATGAGTTCAGCGACCCTGCAAGATGATCCTTCGGTAGACTCGTTCTTCAATGCCGTGGAGACAGAGACGCTAGCGCTGTTCGAGCACCTCTCTTTCGAGTTTCTCGAAGAGTTCGACGTGTTCGCCCCGGCGAAGACGGGGCGAACACGAGACCACGAACCACCAGAACTGATGCGTGGCTTTCTCCACTGCTACTACAAGGACATCTACGGCATTCGTCCCGTTGAACGAGAGCTTCGGAACACGGTCGTCTGGCTGAGCTGTGGATTCGATCGACCGCCGTCGAGAGACGCGGTCGATCGCTTTCTCACCGATCTTGAACACGTCGTTGACAAGGTGTTCGACCACCTCGTCGAGCAGGCCGCCCGGCGCGGCCTGCTCGACTTGACCTACTGTATCGATTCAACAGACGTGAGGGCGATGCCCGCCGATCCAGACGCCTCAAAGTGCTACGATCCAACCGACGACGAGTACTACTACGGCTACGGCTGTACGATCGTCTCGACCGGGCAAAAGATCCCGATCGGAGCGGAGTTCACCGAGAGTAAGCAAGCGCCAGAAGAGACGGCGATGCGCGTCACGCGTGACGCGCTCGCCGTCGCCACACCGATCTGGATGGTCGGTGACAGCGCCTACGACACGCTCGACTGGCACGACCACCTGCTGACCGCAGGGGTCGTGCCAGTCGCTCCATACAACGCCCGGAACGCTGATGACCCGAAAGACATTGAGTACAGGGTCGAAGACCGCATCACCGAACACGGCGAGGACGTTCAGTTGAAGCAGTCCACGTTGGATGAGACGTACAACCGCCGTAGTGGAGTCGAACGAACCAACGAATCAGTGAAGGACTGCGGCCTCGGGCGAACGCACGCCCGAGGCCGCGTCCACGCACGGGCGCAGGTATTTCTCGCCCTGTGCCTTCGCCTCGTCGTCGCAATCACCAACTACGAACGTGGAGACAATCCGGGAAGTACCGTGATCACGGTGTGA
- a CDS encoding DUF6788 family protein encodes MTDTPHPPDSLPKYLAEGLPKQDTETLEDVRAYVDELIEYRSQPVDEADLPDDVEPVDEGDEGNGTLVKERVKCGADCTCNDGRGHGPYLYRYYREDGKLRSEYVGKA; translated from the coding sequence ATGACCGACACACCACATCCGCCTGATTCGCTCCCGAAGTACCTCGCCGAAGGACTCCCAAAACAGGACACGGAGACGCTCGAAGACGTCCGTGCGTACGTCGACGAGTTGATCGAGTATCGGAGCCAGCCCGTCGACGAGGCCGATCTCCCCGATGACGTCGAACCCGTCGATGAAGGCGATGAGGGGAACGGGACGCTGGTGAAGGAGCGTGTGAAGTGTGGTGCTGACTGCACCTGTAACGACGGCCGAGGCCACGGTCCGTACCTCTACCGCTACTACCGGGAGGACGGCAAACTCAGGTCGGAGTACGTCGGCAAAGCGTGA
- a CDS encoding DUF7437 domain-containing protein has product MMSTDDQPSTVANPEETFNDLLTYAELLNTPRLARLYIYILQHGPVEIETIKTDLEMAHSTTYKYIGQLEEMGLLSRNDEVTPTTVTVVPIRLRLDTEHGDVLATPTLVDAVGRQFETDDIRVFVERQGVAKLAAALHYTLRVMNGELTQRTAATKLGVHPVEGMTVFTALQDVVEDAASYDPYLEHPE; this is encoded by the coding sequence ATGATGTCCACGGACGACCAGCCCTCCACAGTGGCGAATCCCGAGGAGACGTTCAACGATCTCCTCACGTACGCTGAGCTCCTCAACACACCGCGGCTCGCACGGCTCTACATCTACATCCTCCAGCACGGGCCCGTCGAGATCGAGACGATCAAGACCGACCTCGAGATGGCACACTCGACGACGTACAAGTACATCGGCCAGCTCGAGGAGATGGGCCTGCTCTCCCGAAACGACGAGGTGACACCCACGACGGTCACCGTCGTCCCGATTCGCCTCCGACTCGACACCGAGCATGGTGACGTTCTTGCGACACCCACCCTCGTCGACGCGGTCGGTCGACAATTCGAGACCGACGACATCCGGGTATTCGTCGAACGCCAGGGGGTCGCGAAACTAGCTGCGGCACTCCACTACACGCTCCGCGTGATGAACGGCGAACTCACACAGCGGACGGCGGCGACGAAACTCGGTGTTCACCCCGTCGAGGGGATGACCGTGTTCACTGCACTCCAGGACGTCGTCGAGGACGCCGCGTCCTACGACCCGTATCTGGAGCATCCTGAATAA
- a CDS encoding DUF6166 domain-containing protein — translation MSGISDPRSHVQSRTSADPDVIYVGYRRRGRAIVEKQSDQEQLTPERSLEQANHSPSGFEWGYGGSGPAQLALALLLDYTDDEEVALAEYKAFKTKVVSQLKCTGPDGCWRLTGREIDAALCEIVDDPVAPSVN, via the coding sequence ATGAGTGGAATCAGCGACCCACGCTCGCACGTACAGTCACGGACCTCAGCTGATCCCGACGTCATCTACGTCGGTTACCGTCGTCGAGGCCGCGCCATTGTCGAGAAGCAATCGGACCAAGAACAGCTCACGCCAGAGCGGAGTCTCGAGCAGGCGAATCACAGTCCTTCGGGCTTCGAATGGGGATATGGTGGCAGCGGGCCGGCCCAACTCGCACTCGCCCTTCTGCTCGATTACACTGACGATGAGGAGGTGGCACTGGCGGAGTACAAGGCGTTCAAGACCAAAGTAGTGAGCCAGCTAAAGTGTACAGGACCTGACGGCTGCTGGCGACTCACGGGACGCGAGATAGATGCAGCCCTTTGTGAGATAGTCGACGATCCAGTCGCACCGTCCGTCAACTAA
- a CDS encoding helix-turn-helix domain-containing protein, translating to MPVDFESYHPSNLPNEGTNGRRILEHLAQYPELGFTPSELADELDISRGSVGTTLSRLEERGLVRHKGEYWAINIEAYDAQTASEIGLRSVADQFEGDHYDTNPDWDAELPDVDAETSGE from the coding sequence ATGCCTGTCGATTTCGAGAGTTACCATCCGAGTAACCTTCCAAATGAGGGGACAAACGGGCGACGGATCCTCGAACACCTCGCACAATATCCCGAGCTCGGGTTCACGCCGAGTGAACTCGCCGACGAACTCGATATCTCCCGGGGAAGTGTTGGGACGACACTGAGTCGCCTCGAAGAGCGAGGACTCGTCCGACACAAAGGTGAGTATTGGGCGATCAATATCGAGGCGTACGACGCCCAAACAGCCAGTGAGATCGGCCTCCGGTCAGTTGCTGACCAATTCGAGGGCGATCACTATGATACGAACCCCGACTGGGACGCTGAACTCCCAGATGTTGACGCTGAGACGAGTGGCGAGTGA
- a CDS encoding ISH3 family transposase: MLRTQQADSRLHEDQILNFLVNTLDEEVSITLGENAQITSEEICEVLVGACADGTSISTLCENSANSPRANAVLYHLRTKFELEQLERVGNTLLQRDILDALPKQVEVVADLHLRPYYGDEDGTEGLYHSEAKRGTTAFHAYATLYARVKNKRYTLAVRRLVDGDTASSVLAEFLGILDGLDLGVKAVYLDREFYDSKCLTLLQAHNHAYVIPIIRWGQSIKQELSEGWSRVIHHDMTAKLDGHSWTVEFPVYIDCTYQNGRYDEHGVARHGYAADAPFINSPRDARYHYAKRFGIEASYRLSEQTIATTTTQDPAVRLLYVVVSLLLQNVWRYLHWEYVATPRRGGRRLWEWSYKEFTNMIRRAAWTALATRRAVPANRPPDDRFVR, encoded by the coding sequence GTGCTTAGAACCCAGCAAGCAGACAGTAGACTCCATGAGGACCAGATTCTTAACTTCCTCGTCAACACCCTTGACGAGGAAGTTTCGATCACTCTCGGTGAGAACGCTCAGATAACGTCGGAAGAGATCTGTGAGGTCCTCGTCGGCGCGTGCGCCGACGGGACCTCAATCTCGACACTTTGTGAGAATAGTGCTAACTCCCCTCGTGCCAACGCCGTCCTCTATCATCTTCGGACGAAGTTCGAGCTGGAACAGCTCGAACGAGTCGGAAACACACTCCTCCAGCGAGATATTCTCGATGCCCTTCCCAAGCAGGTGGAGGTCGTCGCTGACCTCCACCTGCGTCCCTACTACGGTGACGAAGACGGCACAGAGGGCCTCTACCACTCGGAAGCCAAGCGTGGAACAACCGCATTCCACGCGTACGCGACGCTGTACGCACGCGTGAAGAACAAACGCTACACGCTGGCGGTGCGCCGTCTTGTCGACGGCGACACCGCCAGCAGCGTCCTCGCCGAGTTTCTCGGTATCCTTGACGGCCTTGACCTCGGCGTCAAGGCCGTCTACCTCGATCGAGAATTCTACGACAGCAAGTGTCTCACGCTGCTGCAGGCGCACAACCACGCGTACGTCATCCCGATTATCCGGTGGGGTCAGTCGATCAAGCAAGAACTCTCCGAGGGCTGGAGTCGCGTGATTCACCACGACATGACGGCGAAACTCGACGGTCACAGCTGGACCGTCGAGTTTCCCGTCTACATCGACTGTACCTACCAGAACGGACGATACGACGAACATGGCGTGGCGCGTCACGGCTACGCCGCTGACGCGCCGTTCATCAATTCTCCTCGCGACGCTCGATACCACTACGCGAAACGCTTCGGTATCGAGGCCAGCTACCGACTCTCCGAGCAAACGATTGCGACGACTACGACACAGGATCCGGCGGTACGGCTGCTGTACGTCGTAGTGAGTTTGCTGTTACAGAACGTGTGGCGGTATCTGCACTGGGAGTATGTGGCGACGCCCCGCCGAGGCGGGCGTCGCCTCTGGGAGTGGTCGTATAAGGAGTTCACCAACATGATCCGACGGGCAGCGTGGACGGCCCTCGCGACGCGTCGGGCCGTCCCCGCAAACCGACCGCCGGACGACCGGTTCGTCCGGTAA